Proteins from one Juglans microcarpa x Juglans regia isolate MS1-56 chromosome 6S, Jm3101_v1.0, whole genome shotgun sequence genomic window:
- the LOC121237713 gene encoding auxin-responsive protein SAUR71-like translates to MWMKSMIYKTWERCRSRQRCCNTTSLDSEEYNIDCMKSKCRKKRSREVAPEAGCFSVYVGPQKQRFVVKIKFANHPLFAMLLEEAESEYGYNSEGPILLPCAVDLFYEVLAEMEGSSSCNDDNNNIISSSTCSTFGLIAKGYGSLFRRRKSRSSWCLCASRSPSQIN, encoded by the coding sequence ATGTGGATGAAAAGTATGATTTACAAGACATGGGAGCGATGCCGATCACGACAGCGCTGCTGCAACACAACATCATTGGATTCGGAAGAGTACAACATTGACTGCATGAAGAGCAAGTGCAGAAAAAAGAGGTCGCGTGAGGTAGCTCCGGAAGCTGGTTGTTTCTCAGTTTACGTGGGACCTCAAAAACAAAGATTCGTGGTGAAGATCAAGTTTGCTAATCATCCTCTGTTTGCGATGCTGCTAGAGGAAGCTGAATCGGAGTACGGATACAATAGCGAAGGCCCCATCTTGCTTCCTTGTGCCGTTGATTTATTCTATGAAGTGCTAGCTGAGATGGAAGGCAGCAGCTCCTgcaatgatgataataataatattatttccaGCAGTACTTGTAGTACTTTCGGCTTGATTGCTAAAGGTTATGGTTCCTTGTTCCGACGGCGCAAGTCCCGCTCATCATGGTGCCTATGTGCTTCTAGATCTCCAtcccaaattaattaa